A DNA window from Hordeum vulgare subsp. vulgare chromosome 1H, MorexV3_pseudomolecules_assembly, whole genome shotgun sequence contains the following coding sequences:
- the LOC123415233 gene encoding immediate early response 3-interacting protein 1-like: MGLWSFLEGLLLIANALAILNEDRFLSPKGWSFADVRGMQGANTFKGQMIGLIYAAQYMRFPLILLNGITILVKFVSF; this comes from the coding sequence ATGGGCCTATGGTCATTCCTTGAGGGTCTCCTACTTATTGCTAACGCTCTGGCCATACTAAACGAAGACCGATTTCTTTCTCCCAAAGGATGGAGCTTCGCCGACGTTAGAGGCATGCAGGGAGCAAACACCTTCAAAGGGCAGATGATTGGCCTTATATATGCAGCTCAATATATGAGATTTCCATTGATCCTTCTAAATGGAATCACCATACTTGTCAAGTTCGTTTCATTTTGA